Proteins co-encoded in one bacterium genomic window:
- a CDS encoding DUF2723 domain-containing protein yields the protein MGKRNDEVTSQFKTIDYIFGIFCFFVSFGVYFHTLTPTVGFHDSGELISVAYTLGIAHPPGYPLYTLFGKLWTTLIPIGNIAFRMNMESALFASLACMMVYFITLRLTSLIIPSIVASLTLAFSLTFWEQAVISEKYTLNAFFATLIIFILLKWEDKIRNQKSEIRNLYLFSFILGLSFTHHFQTIYLVPASVFFILAVFWKNRKKFKTQSPKLKTIFHFRICLAVFISLNNLKSQCPMTNKIPMTKSQ from the coding sequence ATGGGTAAAAGAAATGATGAAGTAACAAGCCAGTTTAAGACAATAGATTATATCTTTGGCATTTTTTGTTTCTTTGTTTCTTTTGGTGTTTATTTTCATACCTTAACACCAACCGTTGGCTTCCATGATTCAGGTGAGCTTATCAGCGTTGCTTACACATTAGGCATTGCCCATCCCCCAGGGTATCCACTTTATACATTATTTGGCAAGCTCTGGACAACCCTAATTCCTATTGGAAACATTGCCTTCAGGATGAATATGGAATCAGCCCTATTTGCCTCTTTGGCTTGTATGATGGTCTATTTCATCACCTTAAGGCTTACATCCTTAATTATTCCTTCCATTGTGGCAAGTCTAACCCTTGCCTTCTCCCTAACCTTCTGGGAACAGGCGGTAATTTCCGAAAAATACACCCTAAATGCTTTCTTTGCCACCCTAATTATCTTTATCTTACTTAAATGGGAAGACAAAATCAGAAATCAGAAATCAGAAATCAGAAATCTCTATCTCTTTTCTTTCATATTAGGCTTAAGCTTTACCCATCACTTTCAGACAATATACCTTGTTCCAGCAAGTGTTTTTTTCATCCTGGCTGTTTTCTGGAAAAATAGAAAAAAATTCAAAACTCAAAGTCCAAAGCTCAAAACTATTTTCCATTTTCGTATATGTTTAGCTGTTTTTATCAGTTTGAACAATTTAAAATCCCAATGCCCAATGACAAATAAAATCCCAATGACCAAATCCCAATGA